From Nicotiana tabacum cultivar K326 chromosome 15, ASM71507v2, whole genome shotgun sequence, the proteins below share one genomic window:
- the LOC107825401 gene encoding hydroxyproline-rich systemin A precursor (The RefSeq protein has 2 substitutions, 1 frameshift and aligns at 96% coverage compared to this genomic sequence) — protein sequence MRVLFLIYLILSPFGAEARTLLENHEGLNVGSGYGRGANLPPPSPASSPPSKEVSNSVSPTRTDEKTSENTELVMTTIAQGENINQLFSFPTSADNYYQLASFKKLFISYLLPVSYVWNLIGSSSFDHDLVDIFDTKSDERYWNRKPLSPPSPKPADGQRPLHSY from the exons ATGAGAGCTCTCTTTCTCATCTACCTTATCCTTTCTCCCTTTAGA TT AGAAAATCATGAGGGGCTGAACGTAGGATCTGGTTATGGAAGGGGTGCAAATCTACCACCaccatctccagcttcatctccACCGAGCAAGGAGGTATCCAACAGTGTGTCTCCTACTCGCACTGATGAGAAAACCTCTGAAAACACTGAGCTCGTTATGACAACAATTGCTCAAGGGGAAAACATTAATCAGCTGTTTTCATTTCCAACTTCAGCAGACAATTACTACCAATTAGCAAGTTTCAAGAAACTGTTCATCTCATACCTTCTGCCTGTCTCATATGTATGGAACCTGATCGGTTCATCGTCTTTTGATCACGATCTTGTAGATATTTTTGACACAAAGTCCGATGAAAGATACTGGAATCGTAAGCCTCTATCACCACCATCTCCAAAGCCAGCAGATGGTCAGCGTCCTCTTCACTCCTATTAA